A region of Vicugna pacos chromosome 7, VicPac4, whole genome shotgun sequence DNA encodes the following proteins:
- the CCDC126 gene encoding coiled-coil domain-containing protein 126 isoform X2 translates to MVTSKRATSEAEIHPWKKQRNFPSSLNTLIGLTLICQLPKWRSRCSGLTDLGRPKNPHGAMGISDMPLLRIQWQWWQQRKIPSALYSKANKTVLDILIDKIS, encoded by the exons ATGGTGACATCAAAGAGAGCAACTTCAGAAGCAGAGATACACCcttggaaaaaacaaagaaacttccCTTCATCTTTGAACACCTTGATAGGACTGACCTTGATCTGTCAGCTGCCAAAGTG GCGCTCAAGGTGCTCCGGGCTCACAGATTTGGGCAGACCGAAGAACCCTCATGGAGCCATGGGTATCTCTGACATGCCTTTATTGCGGATTCAATggcagtggtggcagcagcggaAAATCCCGTCCGCCTTATATAGCAAGGCAAACAAAACCG TGTTGGACATCTTGATTGACAAGATCTCATAA